One genomic window of Bacteroidota bacterium includes the following:
- the efp gene encoding elongation factor P — MATTTDFRPGMAIRMDGNLWTVVEFQHVNPGNWRAFVRAKLKSLKSGKVIETRFRAGEAVDAVRIDTKEFQYLYHDGSGLVFMDKETYDQISVPDETVGEGARFLKEGESVDIMFNGSEVISLEIPITVELKVLETPPGVRGDTATGAQKPAKVETGATVNVPLFINEGDKIKVDTRSGNYIERVKAD, encoded by the coding sequence ATGGCTACGACGACGGATTTTCGGCCGGGCATGGCGATTCGCATGGATGGAAACTTGTGGACGGTAGTCGAGTTCCAACATGTGAATCCCGGCAACTGGCGTGCCTTCGTGCGTGCGAAGCTCAAGAGCCTGAAATCCGGAAAGGTGATCGAAACGCGGTTCCGCGCCGGAGAAGCGGTCGATGCGGTCCGGATCGACACGAAGGAGTTCCAGTACCTCTATCACGACGGGTCCGGCCTTGTCTTCATGGATAAGGAGACATACGACCAGATCAGCGTTCCGGATGAAACCGTGGGTGAAGGAGCTCGCTTTCTCAAGGAAGGCGAAAGCGTCGATATCATGTTCAACGGGAGTGAAGTGATTTCTCTTGAAATCCCGATCACCGTCGAATTGAAGGTGCTCGAGACTCCTCCGGGTGTACGCGGCGACACGGCAACGGGAGCCCAGAAACCCGCGAAAGTTGAGACCGGCGCGACTGTCAATGTCCCCCTCTTCATTAACGAAGGAGACAAGATCAAAGTCGACACACGGTCGGGCAACTACATCGAACGCGTCAAGGCCGACTGA
- the guaA gene encoding glutamine-hydrolyzing GMP synthase: MRHPEIILVLDFGAQYSQLIARRVRELGVYSELQPFDLSEEKIRSMHPKGIILSGGPSSVYADDAPHPAPGLFELGIPVLGICYGLQVIAQNLGGQVDPAARREFGAAELVIDRPGELFEGIPNEQNGKGGPPATRVWMSHADHLVKMPPGFECLAHSNGSPICAIGNSERKIYGVQFHPEVEHTVKGREIIRNFVFGICGCSGGWNPGSIIEESIRDIRAATGDRNVICALSGGVDSSVLAVLLHRAIGDRLYCIHIDNGLMRAGESELVLKVYRDSYHFRLDYVDATERFLGELKGVTDPEQKRKIIGKTFIEVFEQEARTIGDVGFLGQGTLYPDVIESTSFRGPSHTIKTHHNVGGLPAKMNLGLIEPFRELFKDEVRAVGRELGLPSELIGRHPFPGPGLAVRIIGEVTPEDLEILRAADKIFVDEVRLSGLYDTLWQAFAVLLPVQTVGVMGDQRTYERVVALRAVTSQDGMTAGWAPLPHDLLARASSRIVNEVRGVNRIVYDISSKPPSTIEWE, from the coding sequence ATGCGCCACCCGGAGATCATACTCGTCCTCGATTTTGGTGCCCAGTACTCGCAGCTCATCGCGCGGCGGGTCCGGGAACTCGGAGTCTATTCGGAACTTCAACCGTTCGATCTTTCCGAAGAGAAAATCCGCAGCATGCACCCGAAAGGCATCATCCTCTCCGGCGGCCCCTCCAGCGTCTACGCGGATGACGCGCCCCATCCGGCGCCGGGGTTGTTCGAGCTCGGCATCCCCGTCCTCGGGATTTGCTACGGTCTCCAGGTGATCGCGCAGAATCTCGGAGGGCAGGTGGATCCTGCCGCGCGAAGGGAGTTTGGAGCCGCTGAACTTGTGATCGACAGGCCGGGAGAGCTCTTCGAGGGGATCCCGAACGAACAAAATGGAAAAGGGGGTCCCCCCGCGACCCGGGTCTGGATGAGCCACGCAGATCACCTCGTGAAGATGCCTCCGGGGTTTGAATGCCTCGCCCATTCGAACGGTTCCCCCATCTGCGCGATCGGAAACAGCGAGCGGAAGATCTATGGAGTGCAGTTCCATCCGGAGGTCGAGCACACCGTCAAGGGGAGGGAAATCATCCGGAATTTCGTCTTCGGGATTTGCGGCTGTTCCGGCGGGTGGAACCCGGGCTCGATCATAGAAGAATCAATCCGGGATATCCGGGCGGCGACGGGGGATCGCAACGTGATTTGCGCGCTGAGCGGAGGGGTCGATTCCTCCGTCCTTGCCGTCCTGCTTCACCGGGCGATCGGGGACCGGCTCTATTGCATTCATATCGACAACGGCCTCATGAGGGCGGGAGAGAGCGAGCTGGTCCTCAAGGTCTACCGTGACAGCTACCATTTCCGTCTCGACTACGTGGACGCGACAGAGAGATTTCTCGGGGAGTTGAAGGGAGTCACCGACCCCGAACAGAAACGGAAGATCATCGGAAAGACGTTTATCGAGGTCTTCGAGCAGGAGGCGCGCACGATCGGAGATGTCGGCTTTCTGGGCCAGGGCACGCTCTACCCCGACGTCATCGAGTCCACTTCCTTCCGCGGGCCCTCCCACACGATCAAGACGCACCACAATGTCGGAGGCCTCCCCGCAAAGATGAACCTCGGTTTGATTGAGCCGTTCCGCGAGTTGTTCAAGGATGAGGTTCGGGCGGTGGGGAGGGAACTGGGACTTCCCTCTGAATTGATCGGACGGCATCCGTTCCCCGGTCCCGGGCTGGCGGTGAGGATCATCGGGGAGGTGACGCCGGAAGATTTGGAAATCCTACGGGCCGCCGACAAGATCTTTGTGGACGAAGTGCGGCTCTCGGGGCTCTATGATACCCTCTGGCAGGCCTTCGCAGTGCTCCTGCCGGTACAGACGGTCGGCGTGATGGGCGACCAGCGCACCTATGAGCGTGTCGTGGCCCTCCGGGCGGTGACGAGCCAGGACGGGATGACTGCCGGATGGGCTCCGCTTCCTCACGATCTCCTTGCGCGGGCTTCCAGCCGGATTGTGAACGAAGTCAGGGGGGTGAACCGGATCGTCTACGATATCAGTTCGAAACCCCCCTCGACCATCGAATGGGAGTGA
- the accC gene encoding acetyl-CoA carboxylase biotin carboxylase subunit gives MFNKVLIANRGEIALRVIRVCRELGVKTVAVYSEADRLSLHVKFADEAVCIGPPPSRESYLHIPRIISAAEITNADAIHPGYGFLAENSQFAEICESSGLKFIGPSPDAITAMGDKSLAKETMRKAGVPVIPGSEGVVKELKEGLEVATAVGFPVMIKASAGGGGKGLRIARDPVEFEKAFQMASTEAGSSFGNADLYIEKFVENPRHIEIQVFGDRFGNVVHLNERDCTIQRRHQKLVEESPSPVVDPDLRERMGAAAVKGAKSVKYEGAGTIEFLLDHDRNFYFMEMNTRIQVEHPVTELVTGFDLIRLQLQVAAGERIRKKEFKPRGHAMECRINAEDPDHEFRPSPGELKSFHLPGGYGVRVDTHCYAGYHVPPFYDSLIAKLIVFAPTRAEAVQKMSGALEEFTVEGIHTTIPFHRRVMKNEVFKSGNYDTGFLEQHYYRD, from the coding sequence GTGTTCAATAAAGTCCTCATAGCCAACAGGGGCGAGATTGCGCTCCGGGTCATCAGGGTGTGCCGCGAACTCGGCGTCAAAACCGTTGCCGTGTATTCCGAGGCCGACCGTCTCTCGCTCCACGTGAAGTTCGCCGACGAGGCAGTCTGCATCGGCCCGCCTCCCAGCAGGGAGAGTTACCTCCACATCCCCCGCATCATTTCCGCCGCAGAAATCACCAACGCGGACGCGATCCATCCCGGCTACGGATTCCTCGCGGAGAATTCGCAGTTCGCCGAGATCTGTGAGTCGTCCGGGTTGAAGTTTATCGGACCCTCGCCGGACGCGATCACCGCGATGGGGGACAAGTCGCTTGCCAAAGAGACGATGCGCAAGGCCGGAGTCCCCGTCATCCCCGGCAGCGAGGGGGTCGTGAAGGAGTTGAAAGAGGGGCTCGAGGTCGCGACCGCGGTCGGATTTCCGGTGATGATCAAGGCCTCCGCCGGGGGCGGAGGGAAGGGGCTCCGCATCGCCCGCGATCCCGTGGAGTTTGAAAAAGCGTTCCAGATGGCGAGCACGGAGGCCGGCTCCTCGTTCGGAAACGCCGATCTCTACATCGAGAAGTTTGTGGAAAACCCGAGGCACATCGAGATCCAGGTGTTCGGCGACCGGTTCGGCAACGTCGTCCACCTGAACGAACGCGATTGCACGATCCAGAGGCGGCACCAGAAGCTGGTCGAGGAATCGCCCTCTCCGGTCGTCGACCCTGATCTGAGGGAGAGGATGGGCGCGGCCGCCGTTAAAGGGGCGAAGAGCGTGAAGTACGAGGGCGCGGGAACGATCGAATTTCTTCTCGATCACGACCGGAATTTCTATTTCATGGAAATGAACACCAGGATCCAGGTGGAACACCCCGTGACGGAGCTGGTGACCGGTTTCGACCTGATCCGCCTCCAGTTGCAGGTTGCGGCCGGGGAGAGGATCCGCAAGAAAGAGTTCAAGCCCCGCGGGCACGCGATGGAATGCAGGATCAACGCCGAGGATCCCGACCACGAGTTCCGGCCGTCCCCCGGGGAGCTGAAGAGCTTCCACCTGCCCGGAGGCTACGGCGTCAGGGTCGATACCCATTGCTACGCCGGGTACCATGTCCCCCCGTTCTACGATTCGCTGATCGCAAAGCTGATCGTATTTGCTCCGACCCGCGCGGAGGCCGTTCAGAAAATGTCCGGCGCCCTGGAGGAGTTCACCGTCGAGGGGATCCACACCACGATCCCGTTCCACCGGCGCGTCATGAAAAACGAGGTGTTCAAGAGCGGCAATTACGACACCGGGTTCCTGGAGCAGCACTACTACCGCGACTAG
- a CDS encoding GAF domain-containing protein: MSFEHASRRQPGRDPGPGLEQFVDELTLAERLSTLHDVALMIDEGESVEEILSLVRAEARWLMGFHSCFIALLNRARTHYVVRSLSTVADAADLNHKHFSIEEGIPGMVMKSRMPFRSGVQTVRAFSPALEGRLEDLGIQSILAVPMQTGSETIGCIVFGSADQAGYTEEDLAIARVFAHHCAVSLKNSTIFEDAGKRISQIELINEITHRLRSMLDREELLRVAAEAIQKTFNYCDVAIFLLDEERRHLVLEAHSGSHGDVLPPGYLQDLEAGIAGWVVSHDEKVLCNDVSQDPRYISPASPETKSELAIPIRVEGLVAGVLNVEDRKLHAFDETDAVVLETLCEQLGSALKNARLYEDVQRTNVKLVDLDKMKSEFLGIVSHDFRSPLSSIILAGKALLKHEDVQKVKRFKDYLQIIVDQANKLNQLAEDTLSITKIESGKLSYEFKVVNVERLIQDAISMIRISSRHTISFEVEPNVLFIKADQAKLRQVVQNLIGNAVKYSPRGGAISVSAREHETDQMLLRVSDEGIGIPAEKLDSLFRKFSRVDTGEGSQIKGAGLGLWICKEVVEAHGGTIWVESEVGKGTSILFTIKKAP, encoded by the coding sequence ATGTCATTTGAACACGCCAGCAGGCGACAGCCCGGCCGGGATCCCGGCCCGGGGCTGGAACAGTTCGTGGATGAATTGACGCTCGCGGAACGTTTGTCGACGCTGCACGACGTCGCACTCATGATCGACGAAGGGGAAAGCGTGGAGGAGATCCTCTCCCTTGTGCGCGCCGAGGCGAGGTGGCTGATGGGATTTCACTCCTGCTTCATCGCGCTTCTGAACCGCGCACGGACCCACTACGTCGTCAGGTCTCTTTCGACCGTGGCCGACGCGGCGGATCTCAACCACAAGCATTTCAGCATCGAGGAGGGCATTCCGGGGATGGTGATGAAGAGCCGGATGCCGTTCAGGTCTGGAGTCCAGACCGTCCGTGCGTTCAGCCCGGCCTTGGAAGGGAGGCTCGAAGACCTCGGCATTCAGTCGATTCTTGCGGTTCCGATGCAGACCGGGAGCGAAACGATCGGCTGCATCGTCTTTGGATCCGCGGACCAGGCGGGATACACGGAGGAGGATCTCGCGATCGCGCGTGTCTTCGCCCACCACTGCGCCGTGTCGCTCAAGAATTCGACCATCTTCGAAGACGCGGGGAAACGGATTTCCCAGATAGAGCTGATCAACGAGATCACCCACCGCCTCCGATCGATGCTGGACCGTGAAGAGCTCCTCCGGGTGGCGGCGGAAGCGATTCAAAAAACGTTCAACTATTGCGACGTGGCGATCTTCCTGCTCGATGAGGAGAGGAGGCACCTCGTGCTCGAGGCCCATTCCGGAAGCCATGGCGACGTTCTCCCCCCCGGATACCTGCAGGACCTCGAAGCCGGAATCGCCGGATGGGTCGTGTCGCACGACGAGAAGGTGCTCTGCAACGACGTGTCGCAGGATCCCCGGTACATCTCGCCCGCGAGCCCTGAAACGAAGTCGGAGCTGGCGATCCCCATCAGGGTGGAGGGGCTGGTCGCCGGCGTGCTGAACGTGGAAGACCGGAAGCTCCACGCGTTCGACGAGACCGACGCGGTGGTCCTGGAGACGCTCTGCGAGCAGCTCGGGAGCGCGCTCAAGAACGCGCGCCTCTACGAGGATGTCCAGCGGACGAACGTGAAGCTGGTCGATCTGGATAAGATGAAATCGGAATTCCTCGGAATCGTTTCACACGATTTCCGTTCCCCTCTCTCGAGCATCATCCTGGCGGGAAAAGCCCTGCTGAAGCATGAAGACGTCCAGAAGGTGAAGCGGTTCAAGGATTATCTTCAGATCATCGTCGACCAGGCCAACAAGCTGAACCAGCTTGCGGAGGACACCCTCTCGATCACGAAGATCGAGTCCGGCAAGCTGAGTTACGAGTTCAAGGTCGTGAACGTGGAGCGCCTCATCCAGGACGCGATCTCGATGATCCGGATTTCGAGCCGGCACACGATCTCGTTCGAGGTCGAACCGAACGTCCTCTTCATCAAAGCGGACCAGGCGAAGCTGAGGCAGGTGGTGCAGAACCTGATCGGCAACGCCGTGAAGTATTCGCCGCGCGGCGGCGCGATTTCCGTTTCGGCGCGCGAACACGAGACGGATCAGATGCTCCTCAGGGTCTCGGACGAAGGAATCGGCATCCCGGCGGAGAAACTCGATTCTCTCTTCAGGAAATTCTCGCGGGTCGACACCGGCGAAGGGAGCCAGATCAAAGGCGCGGGGCTCGGGCTCTGGATTTGCAAGGAAGTCGTCGAGGCGCACGGCGGGACGATCTGGGTCGAGAGCGAGGTCGGCAAGGGGACGAGCATCCTCTTCACCATTAAGAAGGCGCCGTAG
- the gcvP gene encoding aminomethyl-transferring glycine dehydrogenase, translated as MNRTQLSLGRPFAGRHIGPSAEEIRLMIEEIGFSSLEEFIKSAVPSQIRTRSPLRLDPARSEEQILAELTEIASMNKIYRSLIGMGYSDTVTPTVIRRNILENPGWYTAYTPYQSEIAQGRLEALLNFQTVVSDLTGLPIANASLLDEATAAAEAMRMFHAFKGLSTGGTFFVSDSCHPQTIGVIRTRARPLGITVVVGDFNTFEFSDSVFGALVQYPATDGAVYDYRPFCERAHRSGAHVVAAADLLSLALITPPGEFGADAAVGNTQRFGVPLGFGGPHAAFFATKDEFKRLTPGRLIGVSVDSLGMPALRMALQTREQHIRREKATSNICTAQVLLAVMAGMYAVYHGPAGLRGIARRIHHLTKSLSEGLKRLGYTLKHDDFFDTISGEADESLMHYLEAALHSEKINIRWYDDRSFGISLDERSSAAEVETLLEVFSHNRRGTVDAGELFKRTAPEYEGALRRESEFLTHPVFHVHHSETQVLRYIRSLEQKDLSLTTSMIPLGSCTMKLNATTELLPVTWPEFSALHPFAPMDQTAGYLELFSRLEAQLGEMTGFPAISLQPNSGAQGEYTGLLVIRAYHESRGEGGRNVCLIPASAHGTNPASAVMAGMRVIVVQSREDGTIDIEDLKQKAADHKADLGALMVTYPSTHGVFEEGIREICDIVHKNGGMVYMDGANLNAQVGLCRPAELGADVCHLNLHKTFCIPHGGGGPGMGPIGVVEKLAPFLPSHPVVEVGGARAIGPVSAAPWGSAGILVISWAYIAMMGAEGLTEATSIAILNANYMAKRLQDHYPILYRGGAGTVAHEFILDARQLKATAGVEAEDIAKRLMDYGFHAPTVSFPVAGTLMIEPTESEDKGELDRYCEALIDIRREIEEIERGSADKIDNLLKNAPHTAGMIAADDWKHPYSRERAAFPAPWTRQRKFWPAVGRVNSAYGDRHLVCTCPPVEEYIEVEH; from the coding sequence ATGAATCGCACTCAACTCTCTCTCGGCCGCCCGTTTGCAGGGCGCCACATCGGGCCCTCGGCTGAAGAAATCCGGCTGATGATCGAAGAGATCGGATTCTCTTCGCTCGAAGAATTCATTAAGAGCGCTGTCCCGTCCCAGATCCGAACCCGATCGCCGCTCCGGCTCGACCCCGCCCGTTCCGAGGAACAAATCCTGGCCGAGCTCACGGAAATCGCATCGATGAACAAGATCTACCGGTCGCTCATCGGGATGGGGTATTCCGACACGGTCACTCCCACTGTCATTCGGAGAAACATTCTCGAGAATCCGGGCTGGTACACGGCCTACACTCCCTACCAGTCGGAAATTGCGCAGGGACGTCTGGAAGCCCTCCTGAATTTTCAGACCGTCGTCTCCGATCTTACAGGGCTTCCGATCGCCAACGCCTCACTGCTCGATGAGGCGACCGCCGCGGCGGAGGCGATGAGGATGTTTCATGCGTTCAAGGGCCTCTCGACGGGAGGGACCTTCTTCGTATCCGATTCCTGCCATCCTCAGACGATCGGGGTGATCCGGACCCGGGCGCGTCCGCTGGGAATCACGGTCGTCGTGGGCGATTTCAATACGTTCGAATTTTCAGACTCGGTGTTCGGCGCCCTCGTGCAGTACCCGGCGACAGACGGCGCGGTCTACGACTACCGGCCGTTTTGTGAGCGCGCCCACCGCTCCGGGGCGCACGTGGTGGCGGCTGCCGATCTTCTGAGCCTCGCCCTTATCACCCCCCCGGGCGAATTTGGGGCCGACGCTGCCGTCGGGAACACACAGCGCTTCGGCGTCCCGCTCGGCTTTGGCGGCCCGCACGCGGCGTTCTTCGCGACGAAAGACGAGTTCAAGCGGCTGACACCCGGCCGGCTGATCGGCGTCTCGGTAGACTCCCTCGGAATGCCGGCGCTTCGGATGGCGCTCCAAACGCGCGAACAGCACATCCGCCGGGAAAAGGCGACCTCCAATATCTGCACGGCACAGGTTCTTCTCGCGGTCATGGCGGGCATGTACGCGGTTTACCACGGCCCCGCCGGCCTTCGGGGGATCGCCCGCAGGATCCATCATCTGACAAAGAGCCTCTCCGAAGGGTTGAAACGCCTCGGTTACACGCTCAAGCATGACGATTTCTTCGATACCATCAGTGGCGAAGCAGACGAGAGCCTGATGCACTACCTCGAAGCGGCGCTTCACTCGGAGAAGATCAACATCCGTTGGTACGACGACCGGTCGTTCGGGATCTCGCTCGACGAACGCTCTTCGGCGGCGGAAGTGGAAACACTCCTCGAGGTTTTCTCCCACAACAGGAGGGGTACGGTTGACGCCGGAGAACTTTTCAAACGTACGGCGCCCGAATACGAGGGAGCCCTGCGGAGAGAGTCGGAATTCCTGACCCACCCGGTGTTTCATGTCCATCATTCGGAGACGCAGGTCCTCCGTTACATCCGGTCGCTTGAACAGAAGGACCTTTCCCTGACGACGAGCATGATCCCGCTCGGGTCCTGCACGATGAAGCTGAACGCAACGACCGAGCTGCTCCCGGTCACCTGGCCGGAGTTCAGCGCGCTTCACCCCTTCGCGCCTATGGACCAGACCGCGGGGTATCTGGAACTCTTCAGCCGGCTGGAAGCCCAGCTCGGTGAGATGACCGGTTTCCCCGCAATCTCCCTCCAACCGAATTCGGGCGCCCAGGGGGAGTACACCGGCCTCCTGGTGATCCGGGCGTATCACGAGTCCCGCGGAGAGGGGGGACGCAACGTCTGCCTGATCCCCGCTTCCGCCCACGGCACCAACCCTGCGAGCGCGGTGATGGCCGGCATGCGGGTGATCGTCGTCCAATCGCGGGAGGACGGGACCATCGACATCGAAGATCTGAAACAGAAAGCCGCCGATCACAAAGCCGACCTCGGCGCCCTGATGGTGACATATCCTTCGACACACGGGGTGTTCGAAGAGGGGATCAGGGAGATTTGCGACATCGTTCACAAGAACGGCGGCATGGTTTACATGGACGGCGCGAACCTGAACGCGCAGGTGGGCCTCTGCCGTCCGGCGGAACTCGGAGCCGACGTCTGCCACCTCAATCTTCACAAGACTTTTTGCATCCCGCACGGCGGGGGCGGCCCGGGCATGGGGCCGATCGGCGTCGTGGAAAAACTCGCGCCCTTTCTTCCGTCGCATCCCGTCGTTGAAGTCGGGGGAGCGCGCGCGATCGGGCCGGTTTCGGCCGCTCCGTGGGGAAGCGCGGGAATCCTGGTGATCTCCTGGGCGTACATCGCGATGATGGGCGCAGAGGGGTTGACCGAGGCGACCTCCATCGCCATCCTGAACGCGAACTATATGGCGAAGCGCCTGCAGGACCATTATCCGATCCTCTACCGCGGCGGCGCGGGGACGGTGGCCCACGAATTCATCCTCGACGCGCGCCAGCTCAAGGCGACCGCCGGCGTCGAGGCGGAGGACATCGCGAAGCGCTTGATGGATTACGGATTTCACGCCCCCACCGTCTCGTTCCCGGTGGCGGGGACGCTGATGATCGAGCCGACGGAGAGCGAAGACAAGGGGGAGCTCGACCGGTACTGCGAGGCGTTGATCGATATCCGCCGCGAGATTGAGGAGATCGAGCGGGGGAGTGCCGACAAGATCGACAACCTGCTCAAGAACGCGCCCCATACGGCGGGGATGATCGCGGCGGATGATTGGAAGCATCCCTATTCGCGCGAACGGGCGGCATTCCCGGCGCCCTGGACCCGGCAGAGAAAGTTCTGGCCGGCGGTCGGCAGGGTGAACAGCGCGTACGGAGACCGCCACCTTGTCTGCACCTGTCCTCCGGTGGAAGAGTACATCGAAGTGGAGCATTGA
- the accB gene encoding acetyl-CoA carboxylase biotin carboxyl carrier protein, producing MDLALLKRLVRIVERSSVDEIEVEEEGLRIRVAKNSHNNSAPPAALPAAAIAAPALDGHAGAEAPAPAARAEETHHQIRSPIVGTFYRAPAPDADPYVEVGGIVQPKTVLCIIEAMKLMNEIESDVSGRIVKILVENGQAVEYNQPLFLLEPA from the coding sequence ATGGACTTGGCCCTTTTGAAAAGATTGGTCCGTATCGTCGAGCGAAGCAGCGTGGATGAGATCGAAGTTGAGGAGGAGGGGCTCCGGATACGAGTAGCGAAGAATTCCCATAACAATTCGGCGCCTCCGGCAGCGCTGCCGGCCGCCGCGATCGCGGCCCCTGCCCTCGACGGGCACGCCGGCGCGGAAGCCCCCGCCCCGGCCGCCAGGGCGGAGGAAACCCACCATCAGATACGGTCACCCATCGTAGGAACCTTTTACCGGGCTCCGGCCCCCGACGCCGATCCCTACGTCGAGGTCGGCGGTATCGTGCAGCCGAAGACCGTGCTCTGCATCATCGAAGCCATGAAGCTTATGAACGAGATCGAATCGGACGTGTCCGGGCGGATCGTCAAGATCCTTGTGGAGAACGGGCAGGCAGTCGAGTACAACCAACCCCTCTTCCTGCTCGAACCCGCGTGA
- a CDS encoding MFS transporter produces MSPARPRRILPVLVLSQFFGTSLWFASNAVLPDLQRHLGIGGDLLGVTTSALQFGFIIGTFFFSLASLPDRVSPRTLFSICSFSGALFNLALLFSPGGLPSVILLRFLTGVALAGIYPVGMKIAAGWYREGLGNALGLLVGALVLGTSFPHLIRSSGGTIPWQIVLVSVSAAAAMGGILMEVLVRDGPYDTRGARFDPGSLRVIFRSKKLRSSAFGYFGHMWELYAFYAFLPLVLAAYRTGGTGINASFWSFAVIAAGSIGCAAGGFLSARWGSAKVAWVQLSVSAACCLFSSFFFGLAEGWFLALMLLWGMTVVGDSPQFSALVARHAPEGLTGSALTIVTSIGFSITIVSIELLSYLSSSVPAEYLYSFLAAGPVIGLISARRLAWDDPAT; encoded by the coding sequence TTGAGTCCGGCCCGGCCCAGGCGGATTCTCCCCGTTCTCGTTCTCTCCCAATTCTTCGGGACGTCACTCTGGTTTGCGAGCAATGCGGTCCTGCCGGACCTCCAGCGGCACCTGGGGATCGGCGGCGACCTCCTTGGCGTCACGACCTCCGCCCTGCAGTTCGGTTTTATCATCGGCACATTTTTCTTTTCGCTTGCCTCCCTCCCCGACCGGGTCTCGCCCAGGACTCTCTTCAGCATCTGCTCCTTTTCCGGCGCGCTTTTCAATCTTGCCCTTCTCTTTTCGCCGGGCGGGCTTCCTTCTGTCATCCTCTTGCGCTTTCTCACCGGCGTCGCTCTTGCCGGCATTTACCCGGTGGGTATGAAGATCGCCGCCGGGTGGTACCGCGAGGGGCTGGGCAACGCGCTCGGCCTGCTCGTCGGCGCGCTCGTGCTCGGGACGTCGTTCCCCCATTTGATCCGGAGTAGCGGCGGGACGATCCCGTGGCAAATCGTGCTCGTCTCCGTATCGGCGGCGGCTGCCATGGGGGGAATCCTGATGGAGGTGCTGGTCCGGGACGGGCCCTACGATACCCGGGGAGCCAGATTCGACCCGGGATCCCTGCGCGTGATATTTCGATCGAAGAAGCTCCGTTCGTCGGCGTTCGGGTACTTCGGCCACATGTGGGAGCTTTATGCGTTCTACGCTTTTCTGCCTCTGGTGCTTGCGGCATACCGGACTGGAGGAACAGGCATCAACGCCTCATTCTGGTCGTTCGCAGTCATCGCGGCCGGGAGTATCGGGTGCGCCGCCGGCGGATTCCTCTCGGCCCGGTGGGGGAGCGCGAAGGTGGCATGGGTTCAGCTCTCCGTCTCAGCGGCGTGCTGCCTTTTCTCTTCCTTCTTCTTCGGGCTGGCGGAAGGATGGTTTCTCGCGCTCATGCTTCTCTGGGGGATGACGGTCGTCGGAGACTCCCCCCAATTCTCCGCCCTTGTCGCGAGGCATGCGCCCGAGGGCCTGACCGGGTCCGCGCTCACGATCGTAACCTCGATCGGTTTTTCGATCACGATCGTCAGCATCGAACTTCTCTCGTACCTTTCATCATCGGTGCCGGCGGAGTACCTGTATTCATTTCTTGCGGCGGGTCCAGTCATCGGATTGATTTCTGCCCGCCGGCTCGCATGGGATGATCCTGCGACCTGA
- the gcvH gene encoding glycine cleavage system protein GcvH produces the protein MTFPEQLKYTKDHEWIRLDNGIGTVGITDYAQGELGDIVFVELPAKGRKLKQGESFGTIEAVKAVSDLFAPVSGEVEEVNAELEKSPELINKDPYDGGWIMKVRIAVKGDVDKLLGSGEYRALIGK, from the coding sequence ATGACATTTCCCGAGCAATTGAAGTACACCAAAGATCATGAATGGATCCGTCTCGACAACGGCATCGGAACCGTCGGGATCACCGACTACGCTCAGGGTGAGTTGGGAGATATCGTGTTCGTCGAGCTTCCCGCCAAAGGGAGGAAGTTGAAGCAGGGGGAAAGCTTCGGAACGATCGAGGCGGTCAAGGCGGTCTCCGACCTGTTCGCCCCCGTCTCCGGAGAGGTCGAGGAGGTGAACGCCGAGCTCGAAAAATCACCCGAGCTGATCAACAAGGATCCGTACGACGGCGGCTGGATCATGAAGGTCCGGATCGCAGTGAAGGGTGATGTCGACAAGTTGCTCGGGTCCGGAGAGTACCGCGCGTTGATCGGCAAGTAA